Within the Planctomycetaceae bacterium genome, the region GAGCCTTTTCCGTATCAGTACGAAGGTATCGCGTGGCTGTTTGCGAGTCACTCGGCGCTGCTGGCCGACGAAATGGGGCTGGGCAAGACCATGCAGACGATCACCGGCATCCGCCTGCTTCTGCGAAGCGGCCAGGTTCGCCGAATTCTGCTGATCTGTCCTAAGCCCCTGATCCCGAACTGGCAGCGGGAATTCCGCACTTGGGCCGAAGAACTTCCGGTCGTCACGATCGAAGGCAACGGTGCTCGCCGGCGCATGCTGTGGACAATGCCCGGCGTTCCGATCCTGATTACCAACTACGAATCGATGACGCGCGATCTGTCGGAAATCCCGGAGGACGAACAGCCGAAGTTCGATCTGCTGGTGCTGGATGAAGCACAGCGGATCAAGAACCGCGACTCGCGAACGGCGTGCATCGCGCGCGGCATCAACCGTCGCCGAAGCTGGGCTCTGACAGGAACACCGATCGAAAACCGTCCGGAGGAGCTTTCGTCGCTGTTCGAGTTCATGGAAGTGATTCCTGCGCGAGGCGCGCCGGATCTGCGACAGCTTTCGAAGCTGGCGGACAAGTACATTCTGCGGCGCACCAAGGATCTGGTGATGTCCGACATGCCTCCGCGCATCGACCGCGACGCCGAATTGCCGCTGACGGACGCTCAGCAGTACGCCTACGAAACCGCCGAAAAGGAAGGCGTCGTTCAGCTCAACGAAATGGGCGATTCCATCAGTGTGCAGCATGTGTTTGAACTGGTCATGCGGCTGAAACAGATTACCAACTACGATCCCCTGACCGGCGAAAGCGCGAAGCTGGAACGGCTGGTGGCGGACATGGAAGAAATCGCGGCCAGCGGCGGCAAGGCGATCTTGTTCAGCCAGTGGACGAAGACGATTGACTGGCTGGAACCGCGGCTAAAACCATTCAACCCGCTGATCTACCACGGCGGCGTTCCCACAAAGAAGCGTGAACCGATTCTCACTCGGTTCAAGGAAGACCCGGACGCTCACATTCTGCTGATGAGCTACGGCACAGGAGCCGTCGGACTGAATCTGCAGTTTGCGGGCTACGTGTTTCTGTACGACCGCTGGTGGAATCCGGCGATCGAGGACCAGGCCATCAATCGAGCTCACCGGATCGGCGTGAAGAACCCGGTCATCGTGACCCGGTTCATCAGCGTGAACACGATCGAAGAACGGATCGACCGCGTCCTCCGCGAGAAGCGTGAGCTGTTCAACGCGGTGCTGGGCGACGGTGACAACGAGGACGTGTCGCTGAGCATGAACGCGTCGGAAATCTTCGGCCTGTTTGACCTGAAGGCGCGAACGGCAAAGGGTGCAAAATCCATCGGACCCGCAAGACCCGACGCCGCCTGAACGCCGGTTTCTCTCTCTCCCGCGACGAACGATGCCGCCGCCAGGCGTCCGGCGGTTGCCGTCAGCCAGGCGCAAACTTCTTCCGGAGAACGCTTTGCGAAAGCAACCTCGGGTCGCAGCAATGATCCGGGTTGATCGCCGCAGACGCGTTGTGTGCCCGGCACGCGTGACGCGCGACCTGCATGATCGTCACCACTCATCCGGTCGCCGCAGCTTCGCCGGAAACCCCGACTGTGAGCAACAAACAGTTCAGTGGCGGCTTTCCGCATCGATGTAGGGTTCGCGTGATGCTTCAGTGCAATCCTCGTCGGCGTGACGCGCCGATTCTGCCATGCATCATGCGCCTGAGGTCCGAAGCCGCCATCGCCACAGCCGGCGTCAGCCATGACTGTCATCTATTCGCAACTCGAGTTCGACACGCCGCCCGTGCGTCACTCGGCGAGATCCGAGGCAGCGGTTGTGCCGGTCGTCAATGATCCGACGGAACGCCTGCAGCGGGTTCCGGCGACAGCGTTGCCGAAGCGTCCGGCAGACCCCGCCAGCGCCGAGCGAGACGATTTCACCTACGACTCAGCGGGAATTCAGATCTCTTCGTGTCTGGAATCCGGCGTGCCGCTACCGACCAGAGTCAGGCAACTGTCAAGAACCGACGTTCTGTTGCTGACCGACCGGCCGCTGCGTTTTGGGACCCGACTGCGTCTGGCGATGTACGTGGATCTGCTGGCGTCGGCATCCAATGCGGGCGTTGTGCACTGGTGTCGCCCCGGAACGGACGGGTGGGAGTTGGGCGCTTTCCTGACATCGCCTCTGGCCGACCACCTGCTGCTGCGCGCGCGCGGGGGGCTTCGAAACCAGATCCGCTACGAAACGAACTGGCGAGCGTGGGTCCGCTGGGAAGGAACGGAGGTGCGGCGGCCGGTCCAGATTCTGGATTACTCGGTCAGCGGACTTCGTCTGAGCTGCGATGGCACTGTGACCGGCGAACAGATGTTCTGGCTGTATCAAAACTCGGCACCGTCGTCCGGACCGCTTCTGGAAGGGCGCGTGAAGTGGTTTCTGGAGCACCAGCACAAGACCATCGTCGGCTGCTACGTCAGTAACGAGCGTGCTCGGTGCCTGCCAAGGACGTTCAACCAGGGCGCCAGGCTGCACGTCGAAATCCCGGACATCGGCGCTTCCGGAGCCCTGGATCCGCTGATGCCAATCGCGACGGACGATTCCGTCGACAACCGAACGGCGTGATGAGTCACGTCCGGCGGCACTCGCACGGCACTTTCCCCGGCGGATTCCAACCCAGGGTGTGGCCGGAGATTGCGATTTCCAGCGATCGAACCTAGGCTGGGCGGAATTCGTGTTCCGTTCCTGATCGGTCGTTCCGGAGTCCTGTTTCGATGCGTTTTTCCCGCTCTTCTGATCCTTCACGTCCGCCGATCCTGTTTGTCCTGCCTCGACTGGGACTTCTTGCCGTCGTCGGTGGCTGCCTGTCTTTGGCGGGCTGCACGGACGCGGATTCCCCGGATTCCGGCACCACATCCGCATCCGGTTCCGCCGCGCCAAAGCCGGCGGCAGCGAAGCCGGACGATGCCGCCGCTGTTAAGGCACTCGAAGAAGCCGGCTTTGCGCTCGTCAAAGACAGCAGCGGAAGCGTCGTTGAGGCGTCCAAAGCCAGCGACGAACCGATTGCCGGCCACCTGTCCAATCTGGAAGGACTGCCCAGCCTGCGGTCTCTGCTGCTGAAGGGACCCGGAGTCGGCGATGATGGTCTGGCGGTGTTGGAGAAGCTTCCAAATCTGCAGCGCCTGGACCTGTCGGAATCCGCCATTTCGGATGCAACGATGCCCATCATCAGCAGGATTGCCGGCCTGCAGGTTCTGGCGCTGCGGCGAGCCGGCATTTCCAACGATTCGCTCTCGGCAATCAGCGGTCTGAAAAAGCTGCGGGCACTCGACCTGCGAAACAGCAATATCGGCGACGGTGGAATGGACCACGTTGCAGCTATCGGAACCCTGGTCGACCTGCAACTCGAAAAGTCAAAAGTCACCGACAGCGGCGTGGCGAAGCTGGCTTCATTGCCCCTGAAATCACTCAATCTGAACGCGCAAACGTCACTCACGAATGCCACGCTGGAAATCCTGGGAAAGATGCCGACGCTGGAGTCCATTCAGCTTGATTCGACGCGGATCAGCGACGATGGCATGGTCCATGTCGCGAACCTGACCAACCTTCGCCGGCTGCGGATCCGGTCTACCGACATCACTGGTGTCGGGTTGCAGCACATCTCCGAACTGAAAGAGCTGGAGCGTCTGGAACTGCGGGATTCTTCTGTCGATGACGACGGCATCGCAGTCATCGTCGCGCTTCCGAAAGTCGAGTTCCTCGATATCAGCGAATGCCGGGTCGTGTCAAAAGACGGCCTGAAGAAGCTTGGCGGCATGACCGGCCTGAAACATCTGGGGCTTTGGGAAACTCGCACAGACGATGGCGTCATGGAATCGCTGGCAGGTCTGAAAGACCTCGCCGAACTCGACCTGAAGGCAACCGCCATCACCAACGCCAGCGCCGCCGTGATTGCCGGGTTCTCAAAGCTCACGGTGCTGAGCGTTTCCGGGACGGAACTTGACGACGACGGAATTCGGCAACTGAAGGACCTGCCGCTGACGTCGCTTGATGTTTCCAACACGAACGCATGGGACGTGATTGAGGAACTTCAAGCCAGCCATCCGAAACTGAAGATCACGAAATAGAACATGGCAGCAAACACGTCTTCACGCTCCAACAGTGAATCGCAGTTCCAGCGGGCCTGCCGGTCAATTCCCGGTGGAGTCAACAGCCCCGCACGCGCATTCGGCGCTGTCGGCGGCATTCCGCCCTTTGTTGCCAGCGGCGACGGACCCTGGCTGGTTGACATCGACGGCAACCGCTACATCGACTTCGTGGGCTCGTGGGGACCACACATCCTCGGCCATCGACATCCAGCGGTGCTGGCGGCAATCGAACAGGCTTTGCGGACAGGAACCAGTTTCGGCGCGCCAACCGTCGCGGAGTCCGATCTGGCGGAACTTGTCGTACAGCTTGTGCCGTCGGTCGAAAAAGTGCGGATGGTGAATTCCGGCACCGAAGCCACGATGTCGGCAATTCGGCTGGCGCGCGGATTCACCGGACGCAACAAGGTTGTCAAATTCTCCGGCTGTTACCACGGCCATGTTGACAGCCTGCTGGTCCAGGCCGGCAGCGGAGCATTGACACTCGGCACACCGTCCAGCCCTGGCATTCCCGCAGGCTGCACGAGCGACACAGTCGTTCTGCCGTACAACAACGTACAGTCGCTGCGAGACGCCTTCGCACAGCATGCCGACTCGCTGGCGGCTGTCATTCTCGAACCGGTTTGCGGCAACATGGGCTGCGTCGTGCCGACGGAAGAATTTCTTCACTCGCTGCGCAAGCTGTGTTCCGACCATGCCACGGTGTTGATCTTCGACGAAGTTATGAGCGGTTTCCGAGTTGCCCTCGGAGGCGCGCAGTCGCGATTCGGTGTCATTCCCGACATGACAACACTCGGCAAAATCCTCGGCGGAGGAATGCCCGTCGGCGCGTATGGCGGGCGAGCGGAAATCATGGACGCGATTTCACCCGTCGGAAAGGTCTATCAGGCGGGAACTCTGTCCGGCAATCCCATCGCCATGGCCAGCGGCATCGCCATGCTGAGCACACTGCGTGAACAGGATCCATACGGAATGCTGGAAGACCTGAGTGCTCAGCTTGCCGACGGCCTGTGTTCCGCCGCGGCAAGCGCAGGAGTGCAGATTCAGTTGAACCGCGTCGGCAGCATGCTGACGATGTTTTTCGCCGACGCACCGGTCACCGATTTCGAATCCGCGACATGTTCGGACACTAAGAAATTCGCCAGGTGGTTCCACGGAATGCTGGACCGCGGAATCTACCTGCCGTGCAGTCAGTACGAAGCATTGTTCGTCTCCGCCACCCACACACCGGAACTCATCCAGCAGACCGTGAACGCCGCAAGTGACGTCTTGAAGTCGCTGTAACCTCACAGCGCCGTGCCTCTGTGGTCAGCGGCTCGAAGCGTGACAGGCAGGTCGAGTCGTGACAGGTCCTGAACCGGGCCGCTGCCGCGGCAGCATCGCGATGGTAACGGAGTTCCGGTTTTGCCGCCGTTGCGGGGATTGCCGACGACGGAGCGGAAACGATCGCGAACGATGCGAAAAAGCAACACGCCGCCAACTTCGTTGGGGACCGTAGGGAATCGGCAACAAACTGCCCGATCGCGGCCCCGAAGCATCGCATTCCTCGCCGCCGGATGCCACGTTTCTACAGTTCGCAAACATACCGGAAATCGACCCGCCGGCACGACTCCCGCAAACGATATTGTCGCACGCTGACATCAATCATCCCATGAGCCGCAACGCGATTCTGTACCCGGTCAAACCCGGCAAAGCGACCGTCCCCGAAGTCGCAGATTCGACCAGCCTGTCGGATCTGCTGGAGTATGCCGACGACCTGCCCAGCACGGACTGGCTGACTCAGCTGCATCTGCAGTCGCCGCGTGAGAACCTGACGTGCCTGCCGCTGTCAACGCGGATCGCGAAACGCGCGGTGGATATTGTCGGGGCGACGCTGCTGCTGATGTGCTGCGGCCCGATCATGCTGGTGACCGCCGTTCTGGTAAAGCTGACGTCAACCGGTCCGGTGATCTACTCCCAGCAGCGAGTCGGCGTGAATCTGCGAAGCAAGACCAGCCGCGATCGGCGTCAGCAATCCGGACCCGTGCCCGACAACAGTGTGGACCGGCGCGGTACCGGCCGTGACCGGCGAGCCGGTAGCAGTTTCGGTCGGCCGTTCACGATCTACAAATTTCGCACGATGCGGATCGACGCCGAAAGCAACGGAGCTCGTTTTGCCGAGCACGACGATCCCCGCACGACGCCGATCGGACGCCTCCTGCGGCGAACCAGAATCGATGAACTGCCGCAACTCTGGAATATCCTCCGCGGCGATATGTCGCTTGTCGGCCCGCGACCGGAACGGCCGGAGTTCATGGAAGAACTGTCCGGCGAAATCCCCAACTACGTCGATCGCCTCGGCCTGAAACCCGGACTGACCGGCATGGCTCAGGTTGTCAACGGCTACGACAACGAGATCGAAGGCTTCCGCCGCAAGGTCAGCTATGACCTGCTGTACCTGCAAAATTGCTGTCTGATCAACGATCTGAAAATCCTTGGCCGCACCATCCGCGTCGTCATCACAGGCGAAGGCGCTCTGTAGCCCGTAGCCCGGATTATTTACGGGTTTGGACGACGAGACTCCGATCCCGTCGAATTGCAGCGACGGGCTCGGTGTCCCGTCGTACAGTGCGCATTTCGCTGATTCGACATAGCCTCCGTTTCCGAGACGTTACGTCAGGAAACTCTGATCGAGTGAATAATCCGGGCAGACGGCATGGGAAATTCGCCTCGCCGCTGAACTGGTCCAGGCCATCGCGGTCCGTTCTGCCGTGAATTGATCCGCTGGGGAGAAGTGATAGCATGCTATCACTTTGTCCCAGCGGAGAGCGGTATGCCAAATCTGTTGATCCGGGATGTTCCCAGGGCGATCCATTCACAGATTCGACGCGAACACCAGCGTCGACTGATGAGCCAGAATGCTTATCTGGTGTCGCTGCTGTCGGAGGCTGTCGAACGCCAAAACGGGCCGAGCCTGTTCGACGGCATCGACGACGCGGCTCTGGACGTTCCCAACACGACTCGGAACGACGTGACGTACTCCGTACCGTTTACGTTTATCGACTTGTTCTCCGGCATTGGAGGAATGCGGCTGGGGCTGGAAGCCGTTGGCGGAAAGTGTCTGTTCTCCTGCGAAGTCGATCCCCACGCACAGAAGACGTATCGCGCCTGGTTTGGCGACAATCCTGCCGGCAATGTTACTGAACTCACGCAGAAGTCAGATATCCCGCCTCATGACGTCCTGGCGGCCGGCTTTCCCTGTCAGCCGTTTTCGCTGGCCGGAGTTTCGAAAAAGAACAGTCTTGGTCGTGAGCACGGATTTAAGGACCGGACGCAGGGAACGCTCTTCTTCCATCTGGCGACGATCATCGAAGTTCACCGCCCTCCTGTGCTGCTGCTGGAAAATGTCAAGAACCTGCGGTCGCACAACAAGGGCGATACCTGGAAGACGATCGTCGGGACGCTGAATGACCTGGACTACGAGATCTTCAGCGAAGTCATTGACGCGTCCGCCTGGGTTCCGCAGCACCGCGAACGCGTGCTGATTGTCGGTTTCGATCGACAGACCTTCGGGGCCGAACCACCATTTCAGTTCCCGGATCCGTCAGACGCCCCGCAGCCGCAGCTTCGCGAGATCCTGGAAACATCCCCCGATCCGAAGTACACACTCTCCGATCAGCTTTGGCGGTACCTGCAGGACTATGCAGAGCGGCACCGCCGGAAAGGAAACGGCTTCGGCTGCAGCATCGCCGATCCGGATGGCATCACCCGGACGCTCAGCGCCCGGTATCACAAGGACGGCTCGGAAGTTTTGATTTCACAGGGGGAGAAACAAAACCCGCGCCGGCTGACTCCCCGCGAAGCCGGAAGACTGATGGGGTTTCCCGAACACCTGCTCGACCGCATGCTGAAACCGCCACAGGTTGTTTCGGATACGCAGGCCTATAAGCAGTTCGGAAATGCGGTTGTGCCGGCCTTGATTCAGGCTGTCGCGCGGCAGATTGTCAAAGTGATGCACTGGAAGGTCCTGCGTCGAAACGGCTGCCTCCTGAAGCGATAGCCCTCCGGCGACACGCAATCGCCGCGAACTCTCCAATTGCGCAACGAGTGACTTTGGCAGATCCGGCCGAGTTCTGCTGAATATTGTTCGCGGAGAAATGACGTGGGCCAGAACATCTCCGAGGACTTCGAGCAAACCCGCGCGCTGTGCGAATCCGCGCAGTTGTCTGGTTTGACAACTGACGGACGAAATTGGTTCCGACCACGGACTGTTGGCACAGGACAATGTGCGCGGAAGCAGCGCTTCGTCAGCCGAGTGTTGATAAGCCGCAAAGGCACCACAGTCAGGCGGTGTCACAGGGCGGGTGAAGCTCCTGCTAAGCCGCATGTGCCAGCGGACGTCGATGGCAGCAGCAGCTCGGCAGGCGCCTCTCCCTCCCGGACTTCGTGCCACAACTGCATGCATCAATTGCGGCTGACGCGCAGGTAGTGCAATCGCGACGTCGGAACCCAGTGCGGTTCGTCAGACCTGCGGAAAACGGTTGACCGGAACGGTTAACGCAACCGGCACAGCAACCGGCATTCTGCGCTTTCCCGAACCGTTGGGCGAAATCGAATATGCATCGTGGTCCTGGGCGCGACGAAACACTGATTACACCAATCGCGAAAAAGTGAAGCCGCGGAACGAGACTGGCGCCGGCAGGGATGACCGCAACGTCATCAGTTGCATTGATCCCGGCGATGCCCGTCGTGTTGTCGAGGTCTTCCATCGCGTGTTGTCGGGATGTTCAGGGAAGGAACCATGAAACGAATTGCACTCGCAGGAGTTCTTGTACTGTGGCTTTGCGGCTCGACCGTTGCCGGCGAAATCTGTTCTGTATTCGACGCCGCTCCGGATTTCCTCGACGTGGACTGCGGGCTGACTGACCTGTTCAGCGACGCGACCGACGACTGGAAGGCCAACGTCGGCGGGGCTCTTCGTTATCGCTATATCAACGAGCGAAACCGCCTGCGACCGCCGCTGCCCGCCGGGCGCAGTTCTTACGACCAATACCGGTTCACGCCGTTTGCGGAGCTGGTTTACCGCGAGAATCTGCAACTGTACGTGCAGGCCATCGACGCTCAGACGTTTGACGCTGACCTGCCGAAGCTGGCGATCGATGAAAACCAGGCTGACCTGCTGCAGTTTTACGCGGACTTGAAGATTGCTGAGTCCGACAATGACGGAACTCTCCGTCTGCGAGCCGGTCGTCAACTGCTGAGCTACGGATCTCAGCACTTGATTTCTCCGCTGGGCTGGGCCAACACGTTCCGCAATTTCGAAGGTCTGCGGCTTTACTATTCCGACCCGGACTGGGCCATCGATGGATTCGTCGTTCAGCCGGTCGACGGAGCCAGTGGAAATCTGTTCCGTCCGACCAGTTTTGATAATCCGGATCAAAGCCGGTTCTTCAGCGGCGTCTATGCCACCAACAAGAATGCACCAAACGGGACTCTGGACCTGTACTGGCTCTGGCTGAAGGAAAACGCAGACAACCCGGGACTCATCGACGGCAACCGTCATACCGTTGGTTCCCGCTACGCCGGAAAGATGCCGATTGGTGCCGAAGCGGCGGATTCCGTGAGTCTGATCTGGGACCTGGAAGGTGCATACCAATTCGGAAGGGAAGACTTTGGCGGTGCCGTGAATCAGCGGATCAATGCCGGTTTCGCTTCCGCGACCGGCGGCATCGGACTGGATGCCGTTCCGTGGAAGCCAACACTAACCGGCATTTTCTTCTGGGGCTCCGGTGACAGCAATCCGCTGGATGGAAAGAACACCACCGTCAGCACACTGTTTCCGCTTGGCCATGCGTATTGGGGGCAGATTGACAACTTCAACGGCCAGAACCTGATCGATTATGGTCTTCATCTGACGGTCAAACCCGTCGACAAAGTCACGCTGCTGGCCGGAACTCACTGGTTCACCAAGGCCGCCCGCCAGGACGCGATCTACAATGTCGCCGGCGTTCCGTTCGGTGGCCCCGTCGGCACAGCCAGCCGGAACCTCGGCACCGAACTGGACCTGGTCGCGACATGGCAGATTCAGGACAACCTGCAGCTTCAGGCAGGCTACTTCTGGTTCTGGTATGGCAGCGCTGTTGGCAACCATCCGGTTCCGGCAGTGGCCAATCGCGGCGACGCGGAGATGGTCTACATGTTTCTGGACTGGACGTTCTAACCGGTCGTTGTTCAGATTCTACGGCCTCAGCGGGCGCGCTGCCGTCAGCCGTCTTCAACGTCGGTACCGGCTTGAGGCGTCTTCACGCGACCCGACCAACGCAAAGAAACCCTGTTGACCGTTTCCGGTCAACAGGGTTTCCTATCACTGCTGTATCAACGGGATTCGCTAAATCTGCACCGGCAGCACTATGGGCTGGCCAGCAGTTGAGCTTCGATGTCATCCAGCTTGTTGTTGTTGTCGATGGCGAATACCAGAGCACCCGCGGCGGCACCAACGGTGGCCACTGTGATCACGTCCAGCATTCCGAAACCGGCAGGACCGGCGGTCGGGCCGTACGGATCACAGCTCTGGCCGCGTACAACCGTCTGATCGGCTGCAACCGCGATGCCGCGAGTTGCTGTCTTCGGAGCCGTGCCGTTTGCCCACAGGCGAACCGGCGACGAAGACGAACCGACGGTCAGTTCATGAGCACCACCGCGGACACCGGAGATCGCGAAGCGTCCTTCGGCGTTGCTGGCAGTGACAGCAACCGGCTTGCCCTGATACTTGAGCTGAATCGCGCGGAAGCGACCGCGTGGCCTGCTGAATTGTGGACGACACCATACAGCGTGCCGTCTTTCGAGATCTCGACGTCTCGAATGATTGACTCAGCGCCAGCCATGACCGGACCGGACATCAGGACACCAAAGCACACAGCAAGGCTGGCAGCTTTGGTCAACATTGTGTGCAGTTTCATCTTCAAACCCTCTTGTCTATCGGGAGCAGCAGGCGCCAGTGGCTGACCGCCAGAATGGATACTTCCAGTTACATTCGATTTCGGCAAAACAGGAACCGGCACTACAATCGGAGCAGAAAAAAAGTGCCGCAATTCCCGAATAACCCGCACCGCTTAACACCACGATTCCGCCGCGAACAGACCTGCTTTATCCCACTTCCGGAACTCTCCCGCAGAAACGGCCAGTCGCGGGAACCCGGTTTGCTCGGAACGCGGGAATTGCGAGGCACACTCCTCAAACGGCAACTCCCGACGCTGCGTGTCAGACCGGAGAACGCTGAATGCACCGGCTTGTTCAAGGCTTTCGGTGAAGTCCCGCGTACTTTCGGGGACGGCGTAGATACCGACGGACCGCCGGAACGGAGATTTCCAGGACGACCACACAATGCACTGGAAGGATTGTTGGGGGTTGCCATTCGCTTGTCTTTGCCTTGGCTGACGGGACGCATGGCAATCCGGTACGATCTGCTGGACGATGTCAACGCAGATTGAGGAGTCACCATGCCGAAGTTTCACGTTCAGCGTTCAATCACCATTGATGCGTCACCGGAAGAAGTCTTCGACAGAGTTGCTGACTTCGGCACCTGGACAACGTGGTCGCCGTGGCTGTGTGCGGAACCGGACGCCGAAGTCAAAGTCAGTGAAGATTCTTCGTCGGAGGGGTCCGTGTATTCGTGGAGCGGCCAGATCGTTGGCGGGTGAACTGGAACATCGCCGTCTTGAACGAGGCCGCCTGATTGACGACGAGATCCGATTCCTGAAGCCGTTCAGGTCTCGGTCAGACGTCGGCTTTGCGTTTCAGCCGAGCGGCAGCGGCACCGAAGTGACATGGTCCATGAATGGTTCGCTGCCGTGGTTCATGTTCTGGATGAAGGGCATGATGGAACCGTTCATCGGCATGGACTATGACCGTGGCCTGAAGATGCTGAAGGAATGGATCGAAACCGGCGAGATCCAGGCGAAAACAGTCATCCGTGGAGTCGAATCAATCGGCCCGCTGCGAATGGCGGGAGTACGCCGGTCGTGTGCGGTCCGCGAAGTCGGCGAATCCATGCAGGAAGCGTTCGGTGAAGTCCACCGACAGTTTCAGGCTCACAACCTGCCGACGGATGGAAAAGGCATCTCGGTTTACCACCACTTTGACATCCGGGGCCAGCGGTTCGACTACACGTCGGGATTCCTCATTCCGGAATCGACATCAAACATTCCATCCGGCCTTTCCACCTGGTCGATTCCCAAAGTGAATGCTCTGGCCGTCGAACATCAGGGCAGTTACGGACACCTCGGGAATTCGTGGAGTGCTGCCAACCAGTACACTCGCTACAAAAAGCTGAAACAAAGCAAGGCCGGTACGTTCGAAATCTACCGGAACACTCCGGACGACACGGCACCTGCCGACCTGCGGACCGACATCTATCTGCCGCTTCGGTAGGCTCCTGGCCGGTTGGCATGGCACGAGCCACGGCGTCTGGCAAATCGCCTCGTCAATGATTCAAATCAAATGAACCGAGGATTCATCTGACAGCCTGGTTCAGGGGAGCGTTGTTTGCGAGCGTACATCGTCACAAGCGGAATCATCTTCGCACTGATCA harbors:
- a CDS encoding DEAD/DEAH box helicase, which produces MKATPECFTIDLCSAVETVQAGFNPAIRRAVQIGTVSVPLDRRPEFVPSWKPRRIPMKCIGLTLPEGLEFQPPEHKHETHSDGVELKKIAPPKPDTESPAGEADRPKRTRIKPPADALSLQDRLFYLLQPPLETWLAGQELIMPFEPFPYQYEGIAWLFASHSALLADEMGLGKTMQTITGIRLLLRSGQVRRILLICPKPLIPNWQREFRTWAEELPVVTIEGNGARRRMLWTMPGVPILITNYESMTRDLSEIPEDEQPKFDLLVLDEAQRIKNRDSRTACIARGINRRRSWALTGTPIENRPEELSSLFEFMEVIPARGAPDLRQLSKLADKYILRRTKDLVMSDMPPRIDRDAELPLTDAQQYAYETAEKEGVVQLNEMGDSISVQHVFELVMRLKQITNYDPLTGESAKLERLVADMEEIAASGGKAILFSQWTKTIDWLEPRLKPFNPLIYHGGVPTKKREPILTRFKEDPDAHILLMSYGTGAVGLNLQFAGYVFLYDRWWNPAIEDQAINRAHRIGVKNPVIVTRFISVNTIEERIDRVLREKRELFNAVLGDGDNEDVSLSMNASEIFGLFDLKARTAKGAKSIGPARPDAA
- the hemL gene encoding glutamate-1-semialdehyde 2,1-aminomutase, which encodes MAANTSSRSNSESQFQRACRSIPGGVNSPARAFGAVGGIPPFVASGDGPWLVDIDGNRYIDFVGSWGPHILGHRHPAVLAAIEQALRTGTSFGAPTVAESDLAELVVQLVPSVEKVRMVNSGTEATMSAIRLARGFTGRNKVVKFSGCYHGHVDSLLVQAGSGALTLGTPSSPGIPAGCTSDTVVLPYNNVQSLRDAFAQHADSLAAVILEPVCGNMGCVVPTEEFLHSLRKLCSDHATVLIFDEVMSGFRVALGGAQSRFGVIPDMTTLGKILGGGMPVGAYGGRAEIMDAISPVGKVYQAGTLSGNPIAMASGIAMLSTLREQDPYGMLEDLSAQLADGLCSAAASAGVQIQLNRVGSMLTMFFADAPVTDFESATCSDTKKFARWFHGMLDRGIYLPCSQYEALFVSATHTPELIQQTVNAASDVLKSL
- a CDS encoding sugar transferase, which codes for MSRNAILYPVKPGKATVPEVADSTSLSDLLEYADDLPSTDWLTQLHLQSPRENLTCLPLSTRIAKRAVDIVGATLLLMCCGPIMLVTAVLVKLTSTGPVIYSQQRVGVNLRSKTSRDRRQQSGPVPDNSVDRRGTGRDRRAGSSFGRPFTIYKFRTMRIDAESNGARFAEHDDPRTTPIGRLLRRTRIDELPQLWNILRGDMSLVGPRPERPEFMEELSGEIPNYVDRLGLKPGLTGMAQVVNGYDNEIEGFRRKVSYDLLYLQNCCLINDLKILGRTIRVVITGEGAL
- the dcm gene encoding DNA (cytosine-5-)-methyltransferase encodes the protein MPNLLIRDVPRAIHSQIRREHQRRLMSQNAYLVSLLSEAVERQNGPSLFDGIDDAALDVPNTTRNDVTYSVPFTFIDLFSGIGGMRLGLEAVGGKCLFSCEVDPHAQKTYRAWFGDNPAGNVTELTQKSDIPPHDVLAAGFPCQPFSLAGVSKKNSLGREHGFKDRTQGTLFFHLATIIEVHRPPVLLLENVKNLRSHNKGDTWKTIVGTLNDLDYEIFSEVIDASAWVPQHRERVLIVGFDRQTFGAEPPFQFPDPSDAPQPQLREILETSPDPKYTLSDQLWRYLQDYAERHRRKGNGFGCSIADPDGITRTLSARYHKDGSEVLISQGEKQNPRRLTPREAGRLMGFPEHLLDRMLKPPQVVSDTQAYKQFGNAVVPALIQAVARQIVKVMHWKVLRRNGCLLKR
- a CDS encoding alginate export family protein; the protein is MKRIALAGVLVLWLCGSTVAGEICSVFDAAPDFLDVDCGLTDLFSDATDDWKANVGGALRYRYINERNRLRPPLPAGRSSYDQYRFTPFAELVYRENLQLYVQAIDAQTFDADLPKLAIDENQADLLQFYADLKIAESDNDGTLRLRAGRQLLSYGSQHLISPLGWANTFRNFEGLRLYYSDPDWAIDGFVVQPVDGASGNLFRPTSFDNPDQSRFFSGVYATNKNAPNGTLDLYWLWLKENADNPGLIDGNRHTVGSRYAGKMPIGAEAADSVSLIWDLEGAYQFGREDFGGAVNQRINAGFASATGGIGLDAVPWKPTLTGIFFWGSGDSNPLDGKNTTVSTLFPLGHAYWGQIDNFNGQNLIDYGLHLTVKPVDKVTLLAGTHWFTKAARQDAIYNVAGVPFGGPVGTASRNLGTELDLVATWQIQDNLQLQAGYFWFWYGSAVGNHPVPAVANRGDAEMVYMFLDWTF
- a CDS encoding SRPBCC family protein, which codes for MPKFHVQRSITIDASPEEVFDRVADFGTWTTWSPWLCAEPDAEVKVSEDSSSEGSVYSWSGQIVGG
- a CDS encoding GyrI-like domain-containing protein, with amino-acid sequence MAGELEHRRLERGRLIDDEIRFLKPFRSRSDVGFAFQPSGSGTEVTWSMNGSLPWFMFWMKGMMEPFIGMDYDRGLKMLKEWIETGEIQAKTVIRGVESIGPLRMAGVRRSCAVREVGESMQEAFGEVHRQFQAHNLPTDGKGISVYHHFDIRGQRFDYTSGFLIPESTSNIPSGLSTWSIPKVNALAVEHQGSYGHLGNSWSAANQYTRYKKLKQSKAGTFEIYRNTPDDTAPADLRTDIYLPLR